The Glycine soja cultivar W05 chromosome 8, ASM419377v2, whole genome shotgun sequence genome has a window encoding:
- the LOC114422691 gene encoding UDP-glucose 6-dehydrogenase 1 encodes MVKICCIGAGYVGGPTMAVIALKCPSIEVAVVDISKSRIAAWNSDQLPIYEPGLDGVVKQCRGKNLFFSTDVEKHVFEADIVFVSVNTPTKTQGLGAGKAADLTYWESAARMIADVSKSDKIVVEKSTVPVKTAEAIEKILTHNSKGIKFQILSNPEFLAEGTAIKDLFNPDRVLIGGRETPEGQKAIQTLKDVYAQWVPEERILTTNLWSAELSKLAANAFLAQRISSVNAMSALCEATGANVQQVSYSVGTDSRIGPKFLNASVGFGGSCFQKDILNLVYICECNGLPEVAEYWKQVIKINDYQKSRFVNRVVASMFNTVSNKKIAILGFAFKKDTGDTRETPAIDVCQGLLGDKANLSIYDPQVTEDQIQRDLSMNKFDWDHPIHLQPTSPTTVKKVSVVWDAYEATKDAHGLCILTEWDEFKTLDYQKIFDNMQKPAFVFDGRNIVDADKLREIGFIVYSIGKPLDPWLKDMPAVA; translated from the coding sequence ATGGTGAAGATTTGCTGCATTGGTGCTGGATATGTGGGGGGTCCTACTATGGCAGTCATTGCACTTAAGTGCCCATCCATTGAAGTCGCTGTTGTTGATATCTCTAAATCCCGCATTGCAGCCTGGAACAGCGACCAGCTTCCTATCTATGAACCTGGCCTTGATGGTGTTGTGAAGCAATGCCGTGGCAAGAACCTCTTCTTCAGCACTGATGTTGAAAAGCATGTCTTTGAGGCTGACATAGTGTTTGTCTCTGTCAACACCCCAACCAAAACTCAGGGTCTTGGAGCTGGCAAAGCAGCAGATTTGACATATTGGGAGAGTGCAGCTCGCATGATTGCTGATGTCTCGAAGTCTGACAAGATTGTGGTGGAGAAATCCACAGTCCCTGTCAAAACTGCTGAAGCCATAGAGAAGATTCTGACCCACAATAGCAAGGGAATCAAATTCCAGATTCTATCAAACCCTGAATTCCTTGCAGAGGGAACTGCAATCAAAGATCTCTTTAACCCAGACCGTGTTCTTATTGGAGGCAGGGAAACCCCAGAGGGCCAAAAAGCTATTCAAACATTGAAGGATGTTTATGCTCAATGGGTCCCCGAAGAAAGAATACTGACCACAAATCTTTGGTCGGCAGAACTGTCTAAGCTTGCTGCTAATGCCTTCTTAGCACAAAGGATTTCATCTGTCAATGCCATGTCAGCACTTTGTGAGGCTACTGGGGCAAACGTTCAACAGGTGTCCTATTCTGTTGGTACAGACTCAAGGATTGGACCCAAGTTTCTCAATGCCAGTGTTGGTTTTGGTGGATCCTGCTTCCAGAAGGATATCTTGAACCTTGTTTACATCTGTGAGTGCAATGGCCTTCCAGAGGTGGCTGAGTATTGGAAACAAGTGATCAAGATCAATGATTATCAGAAGAGCCGATTTGTGAACCGTGTTGTTGCATCAATGTTCAACACAGTTTCAAACAAAAAGATTGCTATTCTGGGATTTGCCTTCAAGAAAGACACTGGTGACACAAGGGAGACTCCTGCCATTGATGTATGCCAGGGGCTACTAGGTGATAAGGCCAACCTGAGCATATACGACCCGCAAGTAACCGAGGACCAAATCCAGAGGGATCTATCCATGAACAAGTTTGATTGGGATCATCCTATCCACTTGCAGCCCACAAGTCCTACTACTGTGAAGAAGGTCAGTGTTGTTTGGGATGCCTATGAAGCAACAAAGGATGCGCATGGCCTTTGCATTCTAACCGAGTGGGATGAGTTCAAGACTCTTGATTACCAGAAGATATTTGACAACATGCAAAAACCAGCATTTGTTTTTGATGGCAGAAACATTGTGGATGCTGATAAGTTGCGTGAGATTGGCTTCATAGTTTACTCAATTGGTAAGCCACTGGACCCATGGCTCAAAGACATGCCTGCTGTGGCATAA